The genomic segment GCGCTCGTGCCCGGGCTGCCGCTGCGGCCGAAGAAGGGCCATCTGCTGATCACCGACCGCTATCCGGCGCGGGTGTCGCACCAGCTCGTCGAGCTCGGCTACGCGGCGAGCGCGCATGCGAGCGACGGCACGTCGGTCGCGTTCAACGTGCAGCCGCGGCCAACCGGGCAACTGCTGATCGGCTCGTCGCGGCAGTTCGACACCGAGGACCCGCGCGTCGAGGCGCCCGTGCTCGCGCGGATGCTGCGGCGCGCGCTCGGCTATCTGCCCGCGCTCGCCGGCCTGAACGGCATTCGCGCGTGGACGGGCTTTCGCGCGGCGAGCCCCGACGGCCTGCCGCTGCTGGGCGAGCATCCGTCGCGGCGCGGCCTGTGGCTCGCGGTCGGGCACGAGGGGCTCGGCGTGACGACCGCGCCCGGCAGCGCACGCGTGCTCGCCGCGCTGATGTTCGGCGAGCGCGCGGCGATCGACGCCGGGCCGTATCTGCCGGGGCGTTTCCTGTCGACATCGAAATCGGCCGTGGCCGGAGAGCTTCAATGATCATTTATCTGGATCGCCGCCCGCTCGACGTGGCCGACGGGATGACTGTCGCGGCCGCGCTCGCGCTCACCGGCGACGACACGACGCGCGCGTCGTGCACCGGCGCCGCGCGCGCGCCGTTTTGCGGGATGGGCATTTG from the Burkholderia humptydooensis genome contains:
- a CDS encoding 2Fe-2S iron-sulfur cluster-binding protein codes for the protein MIIYLDRRPLDVADGMTVAAALALTGDDTTRASCTGAARAPFCGMGICHECRVTVDGRRRLACQTLCREGMQVERTR